A single region of the Chryseobacterium sp. 6424 genome encodes:
- a CDS encoding PA0069 family radical SAM protein, with translation MIERHFIKGQGAQQNETNRFDRYTFEPEEETFETTKTTFTEVFPKTIVNPVKSPDLRMEYSLNPYQGCEHGCSYCFARPTHEYWGFSAGLDFERKIMVKKNAPELLEKFFQKKNYVPQPIMLSGNTDCYQPAERHFEITRKLLQVCLDYRHPVSILTKNTLVLRDLDLLTALAAQHLVSVSFSIPTMDENIRRKMEPRTSSASNKIKAIEVLTQNQIPVGVMVAPVIPGLTSDESLNILKTVSEAGARSFGYVLVRLNDMVAPVFVKWIEAHFPDRAQKVLNLIRSMRGGNLGEKRYYERYKGEGNIAELIHNTFALGKRKYFSDREMPVLSTENFTGSRTQQLRLF, from the coding sequence ATGATAGAACGTCACTTCATAAAAGGCCAGGGAGCACAACAAAACGAAACCAACCGTTTCGACCGCTATACCTTTGAGCCTGAAGAAGAAACGTTTGAAACCACCAAGACCACATTCACCGAAGTTTTCCCCAAAACCATTGTAAACCCAGTAAAAAGTCCGGATCTGAGGATGGAGTATTCGCTGAATCCCTATCAAGGCTGCGAACATGGCTGTTCCTACTGCTTTGCGCGGCCTACCCATGAATATTGGGGCTTTTCCGCAGGATTGGATTTTGAGCGTAAAATAATGGTAAAGAAAAACGCACCGGAACTACTCGAAAAATTCTTTCAGAAGAAAAACTATGTCCCCCAACCCATTATGCTTTCTGGTAATACCGACTGTTACCAACCCGCGGAACGGCATTTTGAAATCACCCGAAAGCTGTTACAGGTTTGTCTGGATTATCGGCATCCCGTATCCATCCTTACCAAAAACACGCTCGTATTGCGCGACCTTGATCTTTTGACCGCGCTTGCAGCACAGCATTTGGTCTCCGTGTCCTTCAGTATTCCCACGATGGATGAAAACATCCGTCGGAAGATGGAACCCCGCACCTCCTCTGCCAGCAATAAAATCAAAGCTATTGAGGTCCTTACCCAAAACCAGATCCCGGTCGGCGTGATGGTAGCCCCCGTAATCCCCGGCCTTACCAGCGATGAGAGCCTGAACATCCTGAAAACAGTTTCGGAAGCCGGTGCTAGAAGTTTCGGGTATGTATTGGTAAGGCTCAATGATATGGTAGCGCCTGTTTTCGTTAAATGGATTGAGGCACACTTCCCCGACCGCGCGCAGAAAGTCCTCAACCTCATCCGTTCGATGCGTGGCGGGAATCTCGGTGAGAAAAGATATTATGAACGTTATAAAGGAGAAGGAAATATCGCCGAACTTATTCATAACACCTTCGCTTTGGGTAAACGGAAATACTTCTCGGACCGCGAGATGCCAGTTCTTTCTACTGAAAATTTCACTGGCTCACGTACACAGCAGCTTCGTTTATTTTAA
- the mutL gene encoding DNA mismatch repair endonuclease MutL — MSDIIKLLPDHVANQIAAGEVVQRPASIVKELMENAIDAKATKIELIIRDAGKNLIQVVDNGIGMSDTDARLAFERHATSKIQSTEDIFRISTKGFRGEALASIAAVAQVELKTKTKEAKTGTNIYIEGGGFQFQEPIQTAEGSNFLVKNLFYNVPARRKFLKNNNVEFRHIIDEFQRVALAHEDLDFELFHNDEIVFRLRKASLLQRIVEIFGRKLHALLVPIKEDLGWVKLNGFVAKPEGAKKVRGEQFFFVNGRYFRSAYFNKAVQEAFDGLLLPGYIPTFFLFLELDPEKVDVNIHPQKTEVKFEDENLIFALVRSTIKKSLGIYNVAPSLDFEKDTSMDAFVMQKNTGGMFRAPEITVDRDYNPFLVEKTSAGEKNALTEIYQQTVTAAPSKINLFEDEDFDEDLMRLPNGYWLFNKGGKTLMLDLGRMHRLIIADRNKRKSSAIERHTLLFSLEYHMNETEKMKYRSIKKYLPELGFEMVLANDNVLRIDAVPEGLKETQVMKFMEQLFDILEYRTEEEFMEFYQQKWNKIQSKSRFDFLYKTDAELVIKDFTALGFPEYLPSGKRCYIELPLEELKNKF; from the coding sequence ATGTCAGATATTATAAAACTTTTGCCCGATCATGTGGCCAACCAAATTGCTGCCGGAGAGGTGGTGCAACGGCCTGCGTCGATCGTAAAAGAACTCATGGAGAATGCAATCGATGCAAAGGCTACTAAAATAGAACTCATCATCCGTGATGCCGGTAAAAACCTTATTCAGGTGGTAGATAACGGGATCGGGATGAGTGATACAGATGCGCGCCTTGCTTTCGAACGGCATGCCACGTCAAAAATACAGTCCACAGAAGATATCTTCCGGATCTCTACCAAAGGTTTCCGCGGGGAAGCCTTGGCCTCAATAGCTGCCGTAGCGCAGGTGGAACTTAAGACAAAAACAAAAGAAGCAAAGACAGGGACCAATATCTATATCGAAGGGGGCGGTTTTCAGTTCCAGGAACCGATACAAACAGCAGAAGGATCTAATTTCTTGGTGAAGAACCTTTTCTACAACGTCCCCGCACGTAGGAAGTTCCTCAAGAACAATAATGTAGAATTCCGGCATATAATTGATGAATTCCAGCGTGTTGCGCTTGCACACGAGGACCTGGATTTTGAACTTTTCCATAACGATGAAATTGTGTTCAGACTTCGGAAAGCCAGTTTGCTGCAGCGCATCGTAGAGATTTTTGGGCGGAAGCTGCATGCGTTGCTGGTCCCTATCAAAGAAGATTTGGGTTGGGTGAAACTGAATGGTTTTGTCGCCAAGCCTGAAGGTGCTAAAAAAGTACGCGGAGAACAGTTTTTCTTCGTGAATGGCCGCTATTTCCGCAGTGCGTATTTCAATAAGGCAGTACAGGAAGCGTTTGACGGATTGCTGTTGCCGGGCTACATCCCTACCTTTTTCCTTTTTCTTGAACTTGATCCGGAGAAAGTAGATGTAAATATTCATCCGCAGAAAACTGAAGTGAAATTTGAGGATGAAAACCTGATCTTCGCTTTGGTACGTTCTACGATCAAGAAATCGCTCGGCATCTATAATGTAGCGCCAAGTCTGGATTTCGAGAAAGATACCAGCATGGATGCATTTGTAATGCAGAAAAATACCGGTGGCATGTTTCGTGCACCTGAAATTACAGTTGACCGAGATTACAACCCTTTTCTGGTAGAAAAAACCTCGGCAGGCGAGAAAAATGCTTTAACCGAAATATATCAGCAAACCGTTACAGCGGCACCATCGAAAATAAACCTGTTTGAAGATGAAGATTTCGATGAGGATCTGATGCGCCTCCCGAACGGTTACTGGCTTTTCAACAAAGGCGGCAAAACGCTGATGCTGGATCTGGGCAGAATGCACAGGCTGATAATCGCAGACCGTAACAAACGGAAAAGCAGCGCCATCGAAAGGCACACGTTGCTCTTCTCATTAGAGTATCATATGAATGAAACAGAGAAAATGAAGTACCGTTCCATCAAAAAATATCTACCGGAGCTGGGCTTTGAAATGGTTTTGGCCAATGATAATGTACTCCGTATTGATGCGGTTCCCGAAGGTCTTAAAGAAACACAGGTCATGAAATTTATGGAGCAGCTATTTGATATTCTCGAATACCGCACAGAAGAAGAATTCATGGAGTTCTATCAACAGAAATGGAATAAGATACAAAGCAAATCGCGCTTCGATTTTCTGTATAAGACGGATGCCGAGTTGGTGATCAAAGATTTTACCGCTTTAGGCTTCCCGGAATACCTTCCGTCCGGCAAACGGTGTTATATTGAGCTGCCGCTGGAAGAACTTAAAAATAAATTTTAG
- a CDS encoding rhomboid family intramembrane serine protease, translating to MFPKLTPITKNIIILCVAVYVLANFFFPQMYYLMSAYYPFSPNFRSWQIVTHMFMHAGIGEGVGLTHILFNMLTLWSFGPALEQTLDSRRYTILYFASGLGAFVLFNLWNLYEVNQIVQALYNLGINPAEIYPKAAIGYTGDLSISAQTGEGAALSQQLFMALRTPMLGASGAIFGVVAAFSTLFPNAKLFFMFIPFPIKAKYLFPGIIVISLYLGFSGSMDGVAHFAHIGGAIVGFLLARSWRKHLYRFN from the coding sequence ATGTTCCCGAAACTCACCCCGATTACTAAAAATATCATCATTCTGTGTGTGGCAGTTTATGTGCTGGCCAACTTTTTCTTCCCACAGATGTATTACCTGATGTCGGCGTATTACCCGTTTTCACCCAACTTCAGGTCTTGGCAAATCGTCACACACATGTTTATGCATGCCGGGATTGGCGAGGGAGTTGGTCTTACCCATATTTTATTTAATATGTTGACATTGTGGAGTTTTGGGCCGGCGTTGGAGCAGACGCTGGATTCTAGAAGATATACGATCCTGTATTTTGCGAGTGGCCTTGGTGCGTTCGTACTTTTCAATCTTTGGAATTTATATGAAGTGAACCAAATTGTACAGGCTTTGTATAATTTAGGCATCAATCCGGCGGAGATTTACCCTAAGGCAGCGATAGGTTATACGGGCGATTTAAGTATTTCGGCACAAACGGGCGAAGGCGCTGCGCTTTCACAACAGCTTTTTATGGCATTACGAACCCCGATGCTGGGGGCTTCCGGCGCTATTTTTGGCGTGGTAGCTGCTTTTTCAACATTGTTCCCGAATGCGAAACTTTTCTTCATGTTTATTCCGTTTCCCATCAAGGCGAAATATCTGTTTCCGGGTATCATCGTCATCTCGCTGTATTTAGGATTTAGTGGCTCAATGGATGGGGTGGCGCATTTTGCCCATATTGGTGGTGCCATAGTTGGCTTTTTACTGGCCCGTAGTTGGCGGAAACATCTTTACCGTTTTAATTAA
- a CDS encoding nucleoside recognition domain-containing protein — protein MVLSRIWSAFIIIAILVASIKYMFSDGYKAIYNDMVVGKSGDTVQIASKKADNLAPEIQSALLTHPEFTQDRIHYKTDSATSNVNIYRVQEADGVIGTSETAVKICLGLIGIMTLFMGFMSIAEKAGGINLLSRLIQPFFSRLFPEIPKNHPSFGHMLLNFSANLLGLDNAATPFGLKAMESLQTLNPDKERASNSQIMFLCLHAGGLTLIPVSIIAIRASMGSATPTDIFIPCMIATFAATMAAMIIVSVYQKINLLQPVVIAYVGGISALVGLLVVYLVNLTKEGLDEFSMLLSNGIILLIFFAIVLGGIYKKINVFDAFIDGAKEGFWTCVKIIPYLVGMLIAISMLRTSGVFDVLIDGMKWVAAVAGFDTRFVDGLPTALIKPLSGSGARGMMVDTMQTFGADSFQGRLAAVLQGSSDTTFYVIAVYFGAVGVRNTRYTVTAMLLADLVGIITSVVLAYLFFA, from the coding sequence ATGGTTTTAAGCAGAATCTGGAGTGCGTTCATCATTATAGCCATACTTGTAGCCAGCATAAAATATATGTTTTCAGATGGTTATAAGGCGATTTATAATGATATGGTGGTAGGGAAAAGTGGTGATACTGTACAGATTGCCTCAAAAAAAGCTGACAATCTAGCCCCCGAAATCCAATCCGCGCTGCTAACCCATCCTGAATTTACACAGGATCGCATACATTATAAAACAGATTCAGCTACATCAAATGTTAATATTTATCGGGTACAGGAAGCCGATGGCGTAATCGGGACCTCTGAGACTGCGGTGAAGATTTGCCTAGGCCTTATCGGGATTATGACGCTGTTCATGGGTTTTATGAGTATCGCTGAAAAAGCGGGCGGCATCAATTTACTTTCTCGGTTAATACAACCATTTTTTTCAAGGCTTTTCCCTGAAATCCCTAAAAACCATCCTTCGTTTGGCCATATGTTGCTTAATTTTTCCGCCAATTTATTAGGCTTGGATAATGCGGCAACACCTTTCGGGCTGAAAGCGATGGAAAGCCTTCAAACCTTAAATCCTGATAAAGAACGGGCCAGTAACTCGCAAATTATGTTTCTGTGCTTACATGCCGGCGGTCTTACGTTAATCCCCGTTTCCATTATTGCCATCCGTGCTTCCATGGGTTCTGCTACGCCGACTGATATTTTCATCCCATGCATGATCGCTACTTTTGCGGCTACCATGGCAGCGATGATTATTGTCTCCGTATATCAAAAGATTAATCTGCTGCAACCTGTGGTAATCGCCTATGTAGGCGGCATATCGGCACTCGTGGGGCTTTTGGTCGTGTATCTGGTAAATCTTACTAAAGAAGGCCTTGATGAGTTCAGTATGCTGCTGAGCAATGGGATCATCTTGCTGATTTTCTTTGCTATCGTACTGGGTGGGATTTATAAGAAAATAAATGTATTTGATGCATTTATTGATGGGGCCAAAGAAGGCTTCTGGACTTGCGTGAAGATTATTCCTTATTTGGTGGGGATGCTGATTGCCATATCCATGCTGCGCACCTCCGGGGTATTTGATGTGTTGATTGACGGCATGAAATGGGTAGCTGCCGTTGCCGGTTTCGATACCCGTTTTGTAGATGGGCTTCCTACAGCACTTATCAAGCCCCTGTCTGGTTCCGGCGCGCGCGGCATGATGGTGGATACCATGCAGACTTTCGGTGCAGATAGTTTCCAGGGGAGGCTGGCGGCGGTTTTACAAGGCAGTTCTGATACCACGTTTTATGTAATCGCTGTATATTTCGGTGCAGTAGGCGTCAGAAACACGCGCTACACGGTTACTGCGATGCTGCTTGCTGATCTTGTGGGCATCATCACCTCTGTGGTCCTGGCCTATTTATTTTTCGCATAA
- a CDS encoding SprT-like domain-containing protein, with protein sequence MPIQNLEKFLPENTLPYLKRWFGEHTIHIKITKGRNTKLGDYRKMPDGSHKITINHNLAPPLFFFVLTHELAHLLAFVSFGHRIAPHGTEWKNTFRDMLLESIKVYPDDLQAIVKDFLRSPKANFMSSPELVRYFRIEDFQDELSYIEDLVPGDRFIYRNEVYRLEEKMKKNYLCTHTGNAKKYAFRPLARIEKIH encoded by the coding sequence ATGCCGATACAAAATCTAGAAAAATTTTTACCCGAAAACACACTTCCTTACCTTAAAAGATGGTTTGGCGAACACACCATTCATATTAAAATTACCAAAGGCCGGAATACAAAGTTGGGGGATTACCGCAAAATGCCGGATGGCTCGCACAAGATTACAATTAATCATAATCTAGCGCCCCCGCTCTTCTTTTTCGTGCTTACCCATGAACTGGCGCATCTGCTGGCCTTCGTAAGTTTCGGACATCGCATTGCACCGCACGGCACAGAATGGAAAAATACGTTCCGAGATATGCTTCTAGAAAGTATAAAGGTATATCCTGATGATTTACAGGCAATTGTCAAAGATTTCTTGAGATCGCCAAAAGCCAACTTTATGTCGAGTCCGGAGTTGGTGAGATATTTCCGTATCGAAGATTTTCAGGATGAACTGTCCTACATCGAAGACTTAGTCCCCGGTGACCGTTTTATTTACCGCAACGAGGTGTATCGGCTTGAGGAGAAGATGAAAAAAAACTATCTTTGCACGCATACCGGGAATGCAAAAAAATACGCTTTCAGACCACTG
- a CDS encoding TolC family protein — protein sequence MKKSAVILLAFLSVSAFSQKKWTLQECVNYALENNLTVIQNDLNTQNQNFALEIAKREYLPSVGATISNNASFGQGRDVFGTTNRNDNFINNANVGADILLFNNGRLEKNIRRTEYEVAAGRFDLERVKNDISLQIAQQYLSVLLNREITKISQSALENAERLYQRAKITTEVGTTAQTVLAEAEAAFAREKQNVKTAEINTNRSLFSLAMLLQLQDYKNFDVQDVPLGDQLDAPLFTAEDVIAKAYENQPQIRAAENRVKSAEAQTEITKTAFCPTISASAGIGSSYFNSLVTNTAGIDINGNPIRESNFFKQYKDNFGQQLGLSANIPIFNKGITKLQVEQSKINEEVARVALLQQRQEVLQNVQQAQFDAESNYAAYQAATEAERSTRLALDFAEKSFEAGRSTIYDLNVARNNFANAQGSVAQAKYNYLFSMKLLNFYAGIPLTL from the coding sequence ATGAAGAAATCTGCTGTAATATTGTTGGCTTTTCTTTCCGTCTCTGCTTTCTCACAGAAAAAATGGACGCTTCAGGAATGTGTGAACTACGCCCTTGAAAATAATCTTACGGTCATTCAGAATGATTTAAACACCCAAAACCAAAATTTCGCCCTCGAAATCGCCAAACGAGAGTACCTGCCTTCCGTAGGCGCAACCATTAGCAATAACGCCTCTTTCGGGCAGGGCAGAGACGTTTTCGGTACGACCAACCGCAATGATAATTTCATTAACAATGCCAATGTAGGGGCCGACATCCTGTTATTCAACAACGGTAGGCTAGAGAAAAATATCCGCCGTACCGAATATGAAGTGGCCGCAGGAAGATTTGATCTGGAGCGTGTTAAAAACGACATCTCACTACAAATCGCCCAGCAGTACCTTTCGGTATTATTAAACCGCGAAATAACAAAGATCTCCCAAAGCGCCCTGGAAAACGCCGAACGTCTTTACCAACGCGCAAAAATTACTACAGAAGTCGGTACCACCGCACAAACGGTGCTCGCTGAGGCCGAAGCTGCCTTCGCCCGCGAAAAACAGAATGTAAAAACCGCTGAAATTAATACCAACAGAAGCCTGTTCAGCCTTGCGATGCTGCTCCAACTTCAGGATTATAAGAATTTCGATGTGCAAGACGTACCTTTGGGTGACCAGCTGGATGCACCTTTGTTTACCGCAGAAGATGTTATCGCCAAGGCCTATGAAAACCAACCGCAAATTCGGGCCGCGGAAAACAGGGTAAAATCGGCGGAAGCCCAGACAGAAATTACAAAAACCGCCTTCTGCCCTACCATATCTGCCAGTGCAGGCATCGGCTCTTCTTATTTTAACTCTTTGGTAACCAACACAGCGGGGATTGATATTAACGGGAACCCCATACGCGAAAGCAATTTTTTCAAACAATATAAGGATAATTTTGGCCAACAATTAGGCCTTTCTGCCAACATCCCCATTTTTAATAAAGGAATTACCAAACTGCAGGTAGAACAGTCTAAAATAAATGAAGAAGTGGCCCGAGTAGCGCTGCTGCAACAAAGACAAGAGGTTTTACAGAATGTACAGCAGGCACAGTTTGACGCGGAAAGCAATTATGCAGCTTATCAGGCAGCTACCGAAGCTGAACGCAGCACAAGGCTCGCCCTGGATTTCGCGGAAAAAAGTTTCGAGGCTGGGCGATCCACCATCTATGACCTTAACGTGGCCCGAAATAATTTTGCCAACGCCCAAGGATCTGTAGCACAAGCCAAATACAACTACCTTTTCAGCATGAAACTCCTTAATTTCTATGCCGGAATACCTTTGACGCTGTAA